One genomic segment of Panicum virgatum strain AP13 chromosome 2N, P.virgatum_v5, whole genome shotgun sequence includes these proteins:
- the LOC120659404 gene encoding small RNA 2'-O-methyltransferase-like isoform X1, which translates to MPTAAPTPKAVLHQRFGTKARYTVEEMREAVGGCPGLAPQTRSVYRCALELPGLSVATPGTFVRKKDAEQAAAQIALDKLGIQPPSNIPSTPEEAWDELIARISGFFIDENFLSSTHPLVGHLSVTLRRTGDLIGRLPLSAIAACDVKVNTLCKVINPKAEFDPLLVLSLMYNAAKQSPGVSVSDSNFWIQSQKPYSPEAVDLALKRWSFTSDPVEVEAILVPHVLENELKIITINLRDNKHYMGYVAEKLTVSDSSQVLVSRTIGKASSEIRLYFAAPSVHFVSDMSKNVLACHGDGDINCQVNKRASYISGQTIYGDALLANIGYTRRDSELHTEDVNLCTYYRILLGKLPDGNCKMSRDAILAAELPSAYSRFSWKGLSPRDLLCSFCRNQRLSEPLFAVNRVSCDMLTSAVSSEERGEPAKSVENQYTNDVRIDKENPDIFTCEVKICSRKQEILLEYSAAHTWSKESDAIQNSALKVLIWFNNYFKQLNTKMDKLYLSKCIDSFKIHPNIFLQEFAMCLSVYSKTGCNDSGICSSVGPFIVDTPKKQLESTATLTHIEGPDSGVFPSHGSLTSISYTASLVMKDKAKIYLLESHNEFEFEIGTGAVNNQLESCVTQLSVNQAACFIAELPPRDLILAAASEFSHELSNVSRESCSLEFSVKVLQVTEPLEDRMEKALFSPPLSKQRVEFAVQHINELHATTLVNSTSFSCPLFMKIISFLIVKVHFQVDFGCGSGSLLDSLLEHPTTLEKLVGVDISRKGLTRAAKSLHQKLSKKSLVQTTVPTAVLYDGSITDFDSRLYGFDIGTCLEVIEHMEEDQASLFGNVVLSSFRPTVLIVSTPNYEYNPILQRSAMPNKDDEADENAGPCKFRNHDHKFEWTRAQFQCWATDLAVKHNYSVEFCGVGGSGEEPGYASQIAVFRRMARDMEEMCLNKDQDQPYELLWEWPNASIPV; encoded by the exons atgccgacggcggcgccgacgcccAAGGCGGTGCTCCACCAGCGGTTCGGCACCAAGGCGCGGTACACGGTCGAGGAGATGCGGGAGGCCGTGGGCGGCTGCCCGGGCCTCGCGCCGCAGACCCGGAGCGTCTACCGGTGCGCGCTCGAGCTCCCGGGCCTCTCCGTCGCCACGCCCGGCACCTTCGTCCGGAAGAAGGACGCCGAGCAGGCCGCCGCGCAGATCGCGCTCGACAAG CTTGGTATTCAGCCCCCATCAAATATTCCCAGTACACCAGAAGAAGCTTGGGATGAACTGATCGCTCGCATATCTGGTTTCTTCATAGATGAG AACTTCCTATCATCTACCCATCCTCTGGTTGGCCATTTGAGTGTGACTCTCAGGAGAACTGGGGACCTCATTGGGAGGTTACCTTTGTCGGCTATTGCTGCATGTGATGTGAAGGTCAATACATTGTGTAAAGTGATTAACCCTAAGGCAGAATTTGATCCTCTCTTGGTCCTTTCATTAATGTACAATGCTGCAAAACAATCTCCTGGAGTCTCGGTTAGTGATAGCAACTTCTGGATTCAGAGTCAGAAGCCCTATTCTCCGGAGGCTGTTGACTTGGCACTTAAACGTTGGTCTTTTACATCAGACCCTGTAGAAGTAGAAGCGATTCTTGTTCCCCATGTGTTGGAGAATGAACTGAAGATAATAACTATTAATCTACGAGATAATAAACATTATATGGGTTATGTCGCAGAAAAGCTCACAGTGAGTGATTCCTCTCAAGTTCTTGTATCAAG AACAATTGGAAAAGCATCTTCTGAGATAAGGCTGTATTTTGCAGCCCCAAGTGTACATTTTGTTTCTGATATGTCAAAAAATGTGCTTGCTTGTCATGGTGACGGTGACATCAACTGCCAAGTAAATAAGCGAGCCTCCTATATTTCTGGTCAAACAATTTATGGAGATGCGCTTTTGGCAAATATCGGATACACAAGGAGAGATTCGGAACTTCACACTGAAGATGTCAATCTATGCACCTATTACAG GATACTTCTGGGCAAGTTACCTGATGGAAATTGTAAGATGTCTAGGGATGCGATTCTTGCAGCAGAGCTTCCATCTGCGTACTCTCGTTTCAGTTGGAAAGGCCTTTCCCCACGAGATCTCCTTTGTTCATTCTGTCGCAATCAGAGGTTGTCAGAGCCCCTTTTTGCTGTCAATAGGGTCTCCTGTGATATGTTAACATCAGCTGTGAGCTCTGAAGAAAGAGGAGAACCAGCAAAGAGTGTAGAAAATCAGTACACCAATGATGTTAGAATCGACAAGGAAAACCCAGATATTTTCACATGTGAAGTGAAAATATGTTCACGGAAGCAGGAGATTTTACTAGAGTATTCTGCAGCTCACACTTGGAGCAAGGAATCTGATGCTATTCAGAATTCGGCATTGAAGGTCTTGATTTGGTTCAACAATTATTTCAAGCAACTAAACACAAAAATGGACAAGCTATATCTTTCCAAGTGCATTGACAGTTTCAAGATACATCCAAATATTTTTCTGCAAGAATTTGCAATGTGCTTATCTGTTTATAGTAAAACTGGATGCAATGATTCAGGAATCTGCAGTTCAGTTGGACCTTTTATTGTGGATACACCAAAGAAGCAGCTTGAAAGCACTGCAACTTTAACACACATTGAGGGCCCAGATTCTGGTGTTTTCCCATCCCATGGATCATTAACTTCCATAAGTTATACGGCTTCCCTTGTGATGAAGGATAAAGCAAAAATATATTTGTTGGAAAGCCACAATGAGTTTGAGTTTGAGATAGGGACGGGTGCTGTTAATAATCAGCTTGAATCATGTGTAACTCAGCTATCAGTAAATCAAGCTGCATGTTTTATCGCTGAACTGCCTCCTAGGGATTTGATCCTGGCTGCAGCTTCTGAGTTCTCACATGAACTTTCCAACGTATCTAGAG AGAGCTGCTCTCTGGAGTTCTCTGTAAAGGTTTTGCAGGTAACCGAACCATTAGAAGATAGAATGGAAAAGGCCTTGTTTAGCCCTCCATTATCGAAACAAAGAGTTGAATTTGCTGTCCAGCATATCAACGAGCTGCATGCTACCACACTTGTAAATTCTACCTCATTCTCTTGTCCCTTATTTATGAAAATTATTAGTTTTCTCATAGTAAAGGTGCATTTTCAGGTCGATTTTGGTTGTGGATCTGGCAGCCTTCTTGATTCATTGTTAGAGCATCCAACCACACTAGAAAAGCTTGTCGGTGTTGATATTTCTCGAAAAGGCCTCACACGCGCAGCGAAG AGTCTTCATCAGAAGCTGAGCAAGAAATCGTTGGTGCAGACAACTGTTCCAACTGCTGTGCTCTATGATGGATCCATAACAGACTTTGATTCTCGCTTATATGGGTTTGATATTGGCACTTGTCTTGAG GTGATCGAGCACATGGAGGAGGATCAAGCGAGTTTATTTGGCAATGTCGTCTTGAGCTCATTCCGCCCGACGGTGCTCATTGTTTCGACACCCAACTACGAGTACAACCCTATCCTCCAGAGGTCAGCTATGCCCAACAAGGACGACGAGGCGGACGAAAACGCTGGTCCCTGCAAGTTCCGTAACCACGACCACAAGTTCGAGTGGACCAGAGCGCAGTTCCAGTGCTGGGCTACTGACCTCGCGGTGAAGCATAACTACAGCGTGGAGTTCTGCGGCGTTGGCGGCTCAGGCGAGGAACCAGGCTACGCTTCCCAGATCGCTGTTTTCAGAAGAATGGCACGCGATATGGAAGAGATGTGTCTGAATAAAGACCAGGATCAGCCTTACGAGCTTCTCTGGGAATGGCCCAACGCGTCGATACCCGTCTGA
- the LOC120659404 gene encoding small RNA 2'-O-methyltransferase-like isoform X2 has product MPTAAPTPKAVLHQRFGTKARYTVEEMREAVGGCPGLAPQTRSVYRCALELPGLSVATPGTFVRKKDAEQAAAQIALDKLGIQPPSNIPSTPEEAWDELIARISGFFIDENFLSSTHPLVGHLSVTLRRTGDLIGRLPLSAIAACDVKVNTLCKVINPKAEFDPLLVLSLMYNAAKQSPGVSVSDSNFWIQSQKPYSPEAVDLALKRWSFTSDPVEVEAILVPHVLENELKIITINLRDNKHYMGYVAEKLTVSDSSQVLVSRTIGKASSEIRLYFAAPSVHFVSDMSKNVLACHGDGDINCQVNKRASYISGQTIYGDALLANIGYTRRDSELHTEDVNLCTYYRILLGKLPDGNCKMSRDAILAAELPSAYSRFSWKGLSPRDLLCSFCRNQRLSEPLFAVNRVSCDMLTSAVSSEERGEPAKSVENQYTNDVRIDKENPDIFTCEVKICSRKQEILLEYSAAHTWSKESDAIQNSALKVLIWFNNYFKQLNTKMDKLYLSKCIDSFKIHPNIFLQEFAMCLSVYSKTGCNDSGICSSVGPFIVDTPKKQLESTATLTHIEGPDSGVFPSHGSLTSISYTASLVMKDKAKIYLLESHNEFEFEIGTGAVNNQLESCVTQLSVNQAACFIAELPPRDLILAAASEFSHELSNVSRESCSLEFSVKVLQVTEPLEDRMEKALFSPPLSKQRVEFAVQHINELHATTLVDFGCGSGSLLDSLLEHPTTLEKLVGVDISRKGLTRAAKSLHQKLSKKSLVQTTVPTAVLYDGSITDFDSRLYGFDIGTCLEVIEHMEEDQASLFGNVVLSSFRPTVLIVSTPNYEYNPILQRSAMPNKDDEADENAGPCKFRNHDHKFEWTRAQFQCWATDLAVKHNYSVEFCGVGGSGEEPGYASQIAVFRRMARDMEEMCLNKDQDQPYELLWEWPNASIPV; this is encoded by the exons atgccgacggcggcgccgacgcccAAGGCGGTGCTCCACCAGCGGTTCGGCACCAAGGCGCGGTACACGGTCGAGGAGATGCGGGAGGCCGTGGGCGGCTGCCCGGGCCTCGCGCCGCAGACCCGGAGCGTCTACCGGTGCGCGCTCGAGCTCCCGGGCCTCTCCGTCGCCACGCCCGGCACCTTCGTCCGGAAGAAGGACGCCGAGCAGGCCGCCGCGCAGATCGCGCTCGACAAG CTTGGTATTCAGCCCCCATCAAATATTCCCAGTACACCAGAAGAAGCTTGGGATGAACTGATCGCTCGCATATCTGGTTTCTTCATAGATGAG AACTTCCTATCATCTACCCATCCTCTGGTTGGCCATTTGAGTGTGACTCTCAGGAGAACTGGGGACCTCATTGGGAGGTTACCTTTGTCGGCTATTGCTGCATGTGATGTGAAGGTCAATACATTGTGTAAAGTGATTAACCCTAAGGCAGAATTTGATCCTCTCTTGGTCCTTTCATTAATGTACAATGCTGCAAAACAATCTCCTGGAGTCTCGGTTAGTGATAGCAACTTCTGGATTCAGAGTCAGAAGCCCTATTCTCCGGAGGCTGTTGACTTGGCACTTAAACGTTGGTCTTTTACATCAGACCCTGTAGAAGTAGAAGCGATTCTTGTTCCCCATGTGTTGGAGAATGAACTGAAGATAATAACTATTAATCTACGAGATAATAAACATTATATGGGTTATGTCGCAGAAAAGCTCACAGTGAGTGATTCCTCTCAAGTTCTTGTATCAAG AACAATTGGAAAAGCATCTTCTGAGATAAGGCTGTATTTTGCAGCCCCAAGTGTACATTTTGTTTCTGATATGTCAAAAAATGTGCTTGCTTGTCATGGTGACGGTGACATCAACTGCCAAGTAAATAAGCGAGCCTCCTATATTTCTGGTCAAACAATTTATGGAGATGCGCTTTTGGCAAATATCGGATACACAAGGAGAGATTCGGAACTTCACACTGAAGATGTCAATCTATGCACCTATTACAG GATACTTCTGGGCAAGTTACCTGATGGAAATTGTAAGATGTCTAGGGATGCGATTCTTGCAGCAGAGCTTCCATCTGCGTACTCTCGTTTCAGTTGGAAAGGCCTTTCCCCACGAGATCTCCTTTGTTCATTCTGTCGCAATCAGAGGTTGTCAGAGCCCCTTTTTGCTGTCAATAGGGTCTCCTGTGATATGTTAACATCAGCTGTGAGCTCTGAAGAAAGAGGAGAACCAGCAAAGAGTGTAGAAAATCAGTACACCAATGATGTTAGAATCGACAAGGAAAACCCAGATATTTTCACATGTGAAGTGAAAATATGTTCACGGAAGCAGGAGATTTTACTAGAGTATTCTGCAGCTCACACTTGGAGCAAGGAATCTGATGCTATTCAGAATTCGGCATTGAAGGTCTTGATTTGGTTCAACAATTATTTCAAGCAACTAAACACAAAAATGGACAAGCTATATCTTTCCAAGTGCATTGACAGTTTCAAGATACATCCAAATATTTTTCTGCAAGAATTTGCAATGTGCTTATCTGTTTATAGTAAAACTGGATGCAATGATTCAGGAATCTGCAGTTCAGTTGGACCTTTTATTGTGGATACACCAAAGAAGCAGCTTGAAAGCACTGCAACTTTAACACACATTGAGGGCCCAGATTCTGGTGTTTTCCCATCCCATGGATCATTAACTTCCATAAGTTATACGGCTTCCCTTGTGATGAAGGATAAAGCAAAAATATATTTGTTGGAAAGCCACAATGAGTTTGAGTTTGAGATAGGGACGGGTGCTGTTAATAATCAGCTTGAATCATGTGTAACTCAGCTATCAGTAAATCAAGCTGCATGTTTTATCGCTGAACTGCCTCCTAGGGATTTGATCCTGGCTGCAGCTTCTGAGTTCTCACATGAACTTTCCAACGTATCTAGAG AGAGCTGCTCTCTGGAGTTCTCTGTAAAGGTTTTGCAGGTAACCGAACCATTAGAAGATAGAATGGAAAAGGCCTTGTTTAGCCCTCCATTATCGAAACAAAGAGTTGAATTTGCTGTCCAGCATATCAACGAGCTGCATGCTACCACACTT GTCGATTTTGGTTGTGGATCTGGCAGCCTTCTTGATTCATTGTTAGAGCATCCAACCACACTAGAAAAGCTTGTCGGTGTTGATATTTCTCGAAAAGGCCTCACACGCGCAGCGAAG AGTCTTCATCAGAAGCTGAGCAAGAAATCGTTGGTGCAGACAACTGTTCCAACTGCTGTGCTCTATGATGGATCCATAACAGACTTTGATTCTCGCTTATATGGGTTTGATATTGGCACTTGTCTTGAG GTGATCGAGCACATGGAGGAGGATCAAGCGAGTTTATTTGGCAATGTCGTCTTGAGCTCATTCCGCCCGACGGTGCTCATTGTTTCGACACCCAACTACGAGTACAACCCTATCCTCCAGAGGTCAGCTATGCCCAACAAGGACGACGAGGCGGACGAAAACGCTGGTCCCTGCAAGTTCCGTAACCACGACCACAAGTTCGAGTGGACCAGAGCGCAGTTCCAGTGCTGGGCTACTGACCTCGCGGTGAAGCATAACTACAGCGTGGAGTTCTGCGGCGTTGGCGGCTCAGGCGAGGAACCAGGCTACGCTTCCCAGATCGCTGTTTTCAGAAGAATGGCACGCGATATGGAAGAGATGTGTCTGAATAAAGACCAGGATCAGCCTTACGAGCTTCTCTGGGAATGGCCCAACGCGTCGATACCCGTCTGA
- the LOC120662282 gene encoding uncharacterized protein LOC120662282: MLAAAAALCPRGPPHGVVPAAASPVSSGLPVDGAPAAQASLPPTAAGGCAVRGGRSDEAVALAGGRGAVVRAGGRGAAKAKAEWHGLGERAGWGARRLLLRALPPPRPRLLPCSGQSSAAVPLAAARADSVAAPSAQCGRSSAAPRAELGHGPRRALRATAPSPALHSLSCSSATQPAPTAPSRGGAAEARALAARWRLHGVSI; encoded by the coding sequence atgttggccgccgcggcggcgttgtGCCCGCGCGGACCTCCTCATGGCGTTgtccccgcggcggcgtccccggTCTCCTCCGGCTTACCCGTCGATGGAGCCCCGGCCGCCCAGGCCTCCCTTCCTCCCACGGCCGCAGGCGGATGCGCggtgcgcggcggccggagcgacGAGGCGGTGGCGCTCGCAGGAGGGCGAGGAGCGGTGGTGCGCGCAGGAGGGCGGGGAGCGGCGAAGGCGAAGGCGGAGTGGCACGGACTGGGCGAGAGGGCGGGGTGGGGCGCACGCCGGCTTCTCCTCCgcgcccttcctcctcctcgcccacggctcctcccctgctccgggCAGAGCTCGGCCGCAGtccccctggcggcggcgcgggcggactCGGTCGCGGCCCCTAGCGCGCAGTGTGGGCGGAGCTCGGCAGCGCCGCGAGCGGAGCTCGGCCACGGCCCCCGGCGGGCGCTGCGGGCGACGGCTCCTTCCCCTGCTCTTCACTCCCTCTCTTGCTCCTCTGCCACCCAGCCCGCCCCCACGGCTCcttcgcgcggcggcgcggcggaggcccgtGCGCTAGCGGCGCGGTGGAGGCTGCacggtgtaagcatctag